One Euphorbia lathyris chromosome 1, ddEupLath1.1, whole genome shotgun sequence DNA segment encodes these proteins:
- the LOC136217557 gene encoding protein DYAD-like — MSEFLLHAQSQTDDPADHIYIGSFYEIDHSKLPPKSPDQLNSIRIVMVNEKTRMRVSLRFPSIYSLKDYISETNSTTKLPLLDEKYTVGSEIAAEALYRRISDQEITQKKNLWHFWVVPSISAQRLSTSSVSISRSGSNVVSKNGCLSELENTGTVKWGQRRHVRYLARHKCKSVISCNVKAGKEEIEEEEGEEEEEEDEEEENAVEEEIDDPETRKNSKRKQLQRSCKVIQKKKRPKRENKNHIVVYKNKKKKVLKNSIDRWSAERYKLAEVNMLKIMKEKGAIFGRPILRPELRAEARKLIGDTGLLDHLLKHMAGKVAPGGEERFRRRHNAEGAMEYWLEKADLIEIRREAGVQDTYWTPPSGWHPGDNPTQDPICARELKSLKEEISNLKNTLEMLVSKKISEEEEAIVATPISSITCCSIEHDSFVTPLKEMYIDLMNKKTKIEEQLIEISQSLCWMEEEKEKMKTKLEESNRTESSDAALIALLETSSTVTEIEREETAEQKKKTLAREEKAAKIERLKSGFRICKPQGTFLWPNRSMSSPQVVVQFKDLFSVPTPPSVSSTTATQPQLLLSPTSPVKPLALMRPISSPLSCQSNTTETSMINLNEFPNNQNDNGSQFPGQNSILPVTYQRRNHGAIACVCCKNLSFTSFPLKKEMSQEEWEEDDQGKEVIKYCDQQQQE, encoded by the exons ATGTCtgagtttcttcttcatgctcaAAGTCAGACTGATGATCCTGCCGATCATATTTATATCGGTTCCTTCTACGAAATCGATCACTCTAAGCTTCCTCCTAAATCGCCTGATCAACTCAACTCAATCCGTATTGTTATG GTGAATGAGAAGACGAGAATGAGAGTTTCCTTGAGATTTCCTAGCATTTACTCTCTCAAGGACTACATTAGTGAAACTAACTCCACTACTAAGCTTCCGTTACTGGACGAGAAATACACTGTCGGATCAGAAATTGCAGCGGAAGCTCTCTACCGGAGAATTTCTGACCAGGAAATTACTCAGAAGAAGAATTTGTGGCATTTCTGGGTGGTTCCTTCGATTTCTGCGCAGAGACTGTCAACCAGCTCCGTTTCTATTTCTAGGTCTGGAAGTAATGTTGTCTCGAAGAACGGTTGCCTGTCTGAACTCGAGAATACCGGAACGGTTAAATGGGGCCAGCGCCGGCATGTCAGGTACTTGGCTAGGCACAAGTGCAAATCGGTTATATCATGTAACGTTAAAGCTGGCAAAGAAGAAAtcgaagaagaggaaggagaagaagaagaggaagaggatgaggaagaagagaacGCAGTGGAGGAAGAAATTGACGATCCCGAAACTAGAAAAAACAGCAAAAGAAAGCAACTACAGCGGTCTTGCAAGGTCAttcagaagaagaaaagacCAAAACGAGAAAATAAGAATCACATTGTAGTTTacaagaataaaaagaaaaaagtgctTAAAAACTCCATTGATAGATGGTCTGCTGAGAG GTATAAGTTGGCTGAAGTGAACATGTTGaaaataatgaaagaaaaagGTGCAATATTTGGGAGACCCATTCTCAGGCCAGAGCTGAGAGCTGAGGCGAGGAAGCTAATTGGAGATACAGGTCTGCTGGACCATTTGCTGAAGCACATGGCTGGGAAGGTGGCACCAGGAGGTGAAGAGAGGTTTAGGAGGAGGCACAATGCAGAAGGAGCAATGGAATATTGGCTTGAGAAAGCCGATTTGATTGAAATAAGAAGAGAAGCTGGGGTTCAGGATACTTACTGGACTCCACCTTCTGGTTGGCATCCTGGTGACAACCCGACTCAGGATCCTATTTGTGCTAGGGAATTGAAGAGCCTCAAGGAAGAGATTTCTAATTTGAAAAA TACCTTAGAGATGCTGGTATCCAAGAAAATTAGCGAGGAAGAAGAAGCAATCGTTGCTACTCCTATTTCTTCTATTACCTGTTGCAGCATAGAGCATGACAGCTTTGTAACTCCACTCAAG GAAATGTATATTGATTTGATGAATAAGAAGACTAAGATTGAAGAACAATTGATTGAAATTTCACAATCTTTGTGTTGGATGGAG GAAGAAAAGGAGAAAATGAAAACCAAACTAGAAGAGTCAAACAGGACTGAATCATCTGATGCTGCATTAATAGCATTACTAGAAACATCATCAACAGTCACTGAAATAGAGAGAGAAGAAACTGCAGAGCAGAAGAAAAAAACATTGGCAAGGGAGGAAAAAGCTGCAAAAATAGAAAGGCTGAAAAGTGGGTTCAGGATATGCAAACCACAGGGTACTTTCTTGTGGCCAAACAGGTCAATGTCGTCTCCTCAGGTTGTGGTACAGTTTAAAGACCTGTTTTCAGTCCCTACACCACCTTCTGTCTCATCCACCACGGCAACACAGCCCCAACTCCTTCTATCTCCTACTTCCCCAGTGAAGCCATTAGCTTTAATGAGACCAATCTCCTCTCCTCTAAGTTGTCAATCTAACACAACCGAAACCTCTATGATCAACCTCAATGAATTCCCTAACAATCAAAACGACAATGGATCTCAATTTCCTGGTCAGAATTCCATCCTTCCTGTCACTTACCAAAGAAGAAACCATGGTGCCATAGCATGTGTATGTTGTAAAAATCTCAGCTTTACTTCTTTCCCTTTA AAGAAAGAAATGAGCCAGGAGGAGTGGGAGGAAGATGATCAAGGAAAGGAAGTGATCAAGTACTGTGATCAGCAGCAGCAGGAGTAG
- the LOC136227271 gene encoding putative expansin-B14, with amino-acid sequence MGSVQVSIPYGLVAFFIIFCGNFKPSFSHGKDSHKQRRIDDTHWREAVGTWYGPPTGCGSDGGACGYAKAVSEHPFNSMITAISPNLYKEGKGCGICYQVKCKNNPCCSGKPVRVVVTDVCPEGQHNHFDLSGTAFGALAKHGEEDNLRKSGVLQLEFTRVECDYSAKNVDFKIDAGSNPYYLAFVVEYAEGDGDVSKVLVRDCLAKPNDWTPMVRSWGALWKYNSPTEMHPPFSVLLKSRYSGSVLVAENVIPKDWVPGKTYASLVNFKV; translated from the exons atgggCAGTGTTCAAGTATCAATACCATATGGTTTAGTTgcattttttatcattttttgcGGCAACTTTAAGCCCAGCTTTAGCCATGGCAAAGACAGTCATAAGCAGCGACGCATCGACGATACTCACTGGCGAGAAGCCGTCGGAACTTGGTACGGCCCCCCTACTGGCTGCGGAAGTGATg GAGGTGCTTGTGGATATGCAAAAGCAGTTTCAGAACATCCCTTCAATTCTATGATTACTGCCATTAGTCCTAATCTTTATAAAGAAGGAAAGGGATGTGGTATATGTTATCAG GTAAAATGTAAAAACAATCCATGTTGTTCAGGAAAACCAGTTAGGGTGGTTGTGACAGATGTTTGTCCAGAAGGGCAACACAATCATTTTGATTTGAGTGGTACAGCTTTCGGTGCCCTTGCTAAACATGGTGAGGAAGACAATCTTCGTAAGTCTGGAGTTTTGCAATTAGAGTTCACAag GGTTGAATGTGACTATTCAGCAAAGAACGTAGATTTCAAAATAGATGCAGGGTCAAATCCATATTATTTAGCGTTTGTAGTAGAATACGCAGAAGGAGATGGCGACGTATCAAAAGTATTAGTAAGGGATTGTTTGGCAAAACCAAATGATTGGACGCCTATGGTACGCTCATGGGGTGCACTTTGGAAGTATAATTCCCCAACTGAAATGCATCCTCCTTTTTCTGTTCTTCTTAAATCTCGATATTCTGGAAGCGTTTTGGTTGCTGAAAATGTTATTCCTAAAGATTGGGTGCCTGgtaaaacttacgcttccttaGTCAATTtcaaagtttaa
- the LOC136217549 gene encoding protein DYAD-like produces MSEFLLHAQSQTDDPADHIYVGSYYEIDHSKLPPKSPDQLNSIRIVMVNEKTRMRVSLRFSSIYSLKDYISETNSTTKLPLLDEKYTIGSEIAAEALYRRISDQEITQKKNLWHFWVVPSVSAQRLSTSSVSISRSRSNIAPKKGCLSELEDTGAIKWGQRRHVRYLARHKCKSVISCNVTAAGKEEIDDEEEEREEEEDDEEEENAVEEEIDDPETRKNSKRKQLQRSCKAIQKNKRPKRENKNDVVVYKHKKKKVLKNSIDRWSAERYKLAEVNMLKIMKEQHAVFGRPILRPELRAEARKLIGDTGLLDHLLKHMAGKVAPGGEERFRRRHNAEGAMEYWLEKADLVEIRREAGVQDSYWTPPPGWHPGDNPTRDPICAREFKSLKEEISNLKKNLDMLISKKNEEEEAIVATPISSISGCSIEHDSFVIPLKEMYIDLMNKKTKIEEQLLEISQSLCCMEEEREKLKAKLEEPNRTESSDAALIALSETASTAIEIEREEAAQQNKKALAREERAAEIERLKSGFRICKPQGSFLWPNRSLSSPQLVVHFEDLFSVPTPPSVSSTTATQPQPQLLPSPTSPVKPLAVMRPVSSPLSSQSNTSESSMINLNEFPSNQNDNGTQSPGQNSSFPVTYQRRNHGSIACVCCMPDFVQLETEKKDMSQWKEGDQGEEVIKYCDQQQQGCCSTSSTSPCLPTERGTTLPHPPACQQE; encoded by the exons ATGTCTGAGTTTCTTCTTCACGCTCAAAGTCAGACTGATGATCCTGCTGATCATATTTATGTCGGTTCCTACTACGAAATTGATCACTCTAAGCTTCCTCCTAAATCGCCTGATCAACTCAACTCAATCCGTATTGTTATG GTGAATGAGAAGACGAGAATGAGAGTTTCCCTGAGATTTTCTAGCATTTACTCTCTCAAGGACTACATTAGTGAAACTAACTCCACTACTAAGCTTCCGTTACTGGACGAGAAATACACTATCGGATCAGAAATTGCAGCGGAAGCACTCTACCGGAGAATTTCTGACCAGGAAATTACTCAGAAGAAGAATTTGTGGCATTTCTGGGTGGTTCCTTCGGTTTCAGCTCAGAGACTGTCAACCAGCTCCGTTTCTATTTCTAGGTCTAGAAGTAATATTGCCCCGAAGAAAGGGTGCCTGTCCGAACTCGAGGATACCGGAGCGATAAAATGGGGCCAGCGCCGGCATGTCAGGTACTTGGCTAGGCACAAATGCAAATCGGTTATATCATGTAATGTAACAGCTGCTGGCAAAGAAGAAATTGACgatgaagaggaagaaagagaagaagaggaagacgatgaggaagaagagaacGCAGTGGAGGAAGAAATTGACGATCCCGAAACTAGAAAAAACAGCAAAAGAAAGCAACTACAGCGGTCTTgcaaggccattcagaagaataaaagacCAAAACGAGAGAATAAGAATGACGTTGTAGTTTAcaagcataaaaagaaaaaagtgctTAAAAACTCCATTGATAGATGGTCTGCTGAGAG GTATAAGCTGGCTGAAGTGAACATGTTGAAAATAATGAAAGAACAACATGCAGTATTCGGGAGACCAATTCTCAGGCCAGAGCTGAGAGCTGAGGCGAGGAAGCTAATTGGAGATACAGGTCTGCTGGATCATTTGCTGAAGCACATGGCTGGGAAGGTGGCACCAGGAGGTGAAGAGAGGTTTAGGAGGAGGCACAATGCAGAAGGAGCAATGGAATATTGGCTTGAGAAAGCCGATTTGGTTGAAATAAGAAGAGAAGCTGGGGTTCAGGATTCTTACTGGACTCCACCGCCTGGTTGGCATCCTGGTGATAACCCGACTAGGGATCCTATTTGTGCCAGGGAATTCAAGAGCCTCAAGGAAGAGATTTCTAATTTGAAAAA GAACTTGGATATGCTGATATCCAAgaaaaatgaggaagaagaagcaaTTGTGGCTACTCCTATTTCTTCTATTAGTGGATGCAGCATAGAGCATGATAGCTTTGTAATTCCACTCAAG GAAATGTATATTGATTTGATGAATAAGAAGACTAAGATTGAAGAACAGTTGTTAGAAATTTCACAATCTTTGTGTTGTATGGAG gaagaaagggagAAGTTAAAAGCCAAACTAGAAGAGCCAAACAGGACTGAATCATCTGATGCTGCATTAATAGCATTATCAGAAACAGCATCAACAGCAATTGAAATAGAGAGAGAAGAAGCTGCACAGCAGAATAAAAAAGCATTGGCAAGGGAGGAAAGAGCTGCAGAAATAGAAAGGCTGAAAAGTGGATTCAGGATATgcaaaccacagggtagtttCTTGTGGCCAAACAGGTCACTCTCGTCTCCGCAGCTTGTGGTCCACTTTGAAGACCTGTTTTCAGTCCCTACACCACCTTCTGTCTCATCCACCACAGCAACACAACCCCAACCCCAACTCCTTCCATCTCCTACTTCCCCAGTGAAGCCATTAGCTGTAATGAGACCAGTCTCCTCTCCTCTCAGTTCCCAGTCAAACACAAGCGAAAGCTCTATGATCAACCTCAATGAATTCCCTAGCAATCAAAACGACAATGGGACTCAATCTCCTGGTCAGAATTCCAGCTTTCCTGTCACTTATCAAAGAAGAAACCATGGTTCCATAGCATGTGTATGTTG TATGCCTGATTTTGTACAGTTGGAAACTGAGAAAAAAGATATGAGCCAATGGAAGGAAGGTGATCAAGGAGAGGAAGTGATCAAGTACTGTGATCAGCAGCAGCAGGGTTGCTGCTCCACCTCTTCAACATCACCATGCTTGCCAACAGAAAGGGGCACAACTCTTCCACATCCTCCTGCTTGCCAACAGGAGTAG